The following coding sequences are from one Candidatus Eisenbacteria bacterium window:
- the pgsA gene encoding CDP-diacylglycerol--glycerol-3-phosphate 3-phosphatidyltransferase codes for MTALPNLLSLCRIALVPIVVVVLMWPGPVPRAVAAGLFIVACITDYLDGWLARRRQSTTVLGQFLDPLADKLLVAAVLIMLAAVPPDPRVPGWMAVVIVLREFAVTGLRGIASQRGVVVPAQELGKYKMIFQIFALTGLLVHYPYAIPGTTMVVDFHAAGMRFLWIALAVAVWSGIDYYVRVLRQIDLD; via the coding sequence GTGACCGCGCTTCCGAACCTGCTCTCGCTGTGTCGGATCGCGCTGGTTCCCATCGTCGTCGTCGTCCTCATGTGGCCGGGGCCCGTGCCCCGCGCCGTCGCGGCCGGCCTCTTCATCGTCGCCTGCATCACCGACTACCTCGACGGATGGCTCGCGCGACGCCGGCAGAGCACGACCGTGCTGGGGCAGTTCCTGGATCCGCTCGCCGACAAGCTCCTGGTGGCGGCCGTGCTCATCATGCTGGCGGCCGTCCCGCCCGACCCGCGCGTGCCGGGATGGATGGCCGTGGTGATCGTGCTGCGCGAGTTCGCCGTGACGGGACTGCGGGGCATCGCCTCGCAACGCGGCGTCGTCGTCCCGGCGCAGGAGCTCGGGAAGTACAAGATGATCTTCCAGATCTTCGCGCTGACGGGGCTCCTCGTGCACTACCCGTACGCGATCCCGGGCACGACCATGGTCGTCGACTTCCACGCGGCGGGCATGCGGTTCCTGTGGATCGCGCTCGCGGTCGCGGTGTGGTCGGGGATCGACTACTACGTGCGCGTGCTGCGACAGATCGACCTCGACTGA